One stretch of Actinacidiphila sp. DG2A-62 DNA includes these proteins:
- a CDS encoding NUDIX hydrolase, which yields MAHSDTDLQHPGERRNGGVWLILDDQDRALVVRPSYKDGVYQLVGGGAHPNEAPHLAAVREAQEEIGLTLVPHTLLVIDWVPDNPGRSAEANSYVFFHRLEPGELDAIVLNAGTPEGEKPELLDFTLLADEELDAHCEPYMVRRIREATAAVRDPRLRGYLMQGFRVADAA from the coding sequence GTGGCACACAGCGACACCGACTTACAGCACCCCGGCGAGCGTCGGAACGGCGGCGTGTGGCTGATCTTGGACGACCAGGACCGCGCGCTGGTGGTCCGGCCGAGTTACAAGGACGGCGTGTACCAGCTGGTCGGGGGCGGCGCCCACCCCAATGAGGCGCCCCACTTGGCCGCGGTCCGGGAGGCGCAGGAGGAGATCGGGCTCACGCTCGTGCCCCACACGCTGCTCGTCATCGACTGGGTGCCGGACAACCCGGGCAGGTCCGCCGAGGCCAACAGTTACGTCTTCTTCCACCGCTTGGAGCCGGGTGAGCTGGACGCGATCGTCCTCAACGCCGGGACGCCCGAGGGCGAGAAGCCGGAGTTGCTGGACTTCACGCTCCTGGCCGACGAAGAGCTGGACGCCCACTGCGAGCCGTACATGGTGCGGCGCATCCGGGAAGCCACGGCGGCCGTACGGGACCCGCGGCTGCGCGGCTACCTGATGCAGGGCTTCCGGGTCGCCGACGCGGCGTAG
- a CDS encoding helix-turn-helix domain-containing protein → MPQPRDDAAAIPGERLRATRLRRGLTQEALAELAGLSLGVVKKLERGGTGRLETYHALARALRVRTSDLLEPTVPHQTRRGDADKLNLLSFRQVITPPIGPAGRMPAVTADPEPDLLRLADMAGTVALAYHTDDYGQVAELLPPLVSSAHVAVSHFAGEPDHLRALRVRSDVLQMAGRYLTQVRAYDLAHVALRDATDDALAAGAMDAVAGAVYQQGWLLMRQGRLEEAEAVSISTAEAVEPRISKASRRDLGAWGKLLVHASAAAARNNKPQEAREMLRLGRTAGTALAGATAVAPSSWGRFDWRTITFQHIENQLVADRPERVLGLAERVRGVGDVTFMRRHLLDVAAANAALRRRDEATSILEQLRAQTPAWLRHQQMATQIFHQVQRLNGRVTARHRELAKFFDAP, encoded by the coding sequence ATGCCACAGCCTAGAGATGACGCGGCAGCGATTCCAGGTGAGCGTCTCAGGGCGACCCGCCTGCGCCGGGGGCTCACCCAGGAGGCTTTAGCCGAGCTGGCCGGGTTGAGCCTGGGCGTCGTCAAGAAGCTTGAGCGTGGGGGCACGGGGCGCTTGGAGACCTATCACGCCCTGGCCCGCGCGCTGAGGGTCCGCACGTCCGATCTGCTGGAACCTACGGTCCCGCATCAGACCCGGCGCGGGGACGCGGACAAGCTCAACTTGCTCTCGTTCCGGCAGGTAATCACGCCGCCCATCGGCCCGGCGGGCCGGATGCCAGCGGTGACTGCCGACCCGGAGCCGGACCTGCTGCGCCTGGCCGACATGGCGGGCACGGTGGCACTGGCCTACCACACGGACGACTACGGGCAGGTGGCGGAGCTTCTGCCGCCACTGGTGTCCTCCGCCCACGTGGCGGTCTCGCATTTCGCCGGGGAACCGGATCATCTGCGGGCGCTGCGGGTGCGGTCGGACGTGCTGCAGATGGCCGGCCGCTACCTGACGCAGGTCCGCGCATACGACCTGGCGCACGTCGCGCTTCGGGACGCCACCGATGACGCCCTGGCCGCCGGGGCGATGGACGCGGTAGCGGGGGCGGTGTACCAGCAGGGATGGCTGCTGATGCGGCAGGGCCGTCTGGAGGAGGCGGAGGCGGTGAGCATCAGCACGGCGGAGGCGGTCGAGCCGCGGATCTCCAAGGCGTCGCGTAGGGACCTGGGTGCCTGGGGGAAATTGCTGGTGCACGCGAGCGCCGCGGCGGCGCGCAACAACAAGCCGCAGGAAGCGCGGGAGATGCTGAGGCTGGGGCGCACGGCGGGCACGGCCCTGGCGGGTGCGACGGCGGTGGCGCCGTCGAGCTGGGGCCGTTTTGATTGGAGGACGATCACGTTTCAGCACATCGAGAACCAGCTCGTGGCCGACCGGCCCGAGCGGGTGCTGGGGCTGGCGGAGCGCGTGCGGGGCGTTGGTGACGTGACGTTCATGCGCCGGCATCTGCTGGACGTCGCTGCGGCGAATGCGGCGCTGCGGCGCCGGGATGAGGCCACGTCGATTCTCGAGCAGCTGCGGGCGCAGACGCCTGCCTGGTTGCGGCATCAGCAGATGGCGACGCAGATCTTCCACCAGGTGCAGCGTTTGAACGGCCGGGTGACGGCCCGGCACCGGGAGCTTGCCAAGTTTTTCGACGCTCCGTAA
- a CDS encoding DEAD/DEAH box helicase, which translates to MSLDSADRSVVLATETDVALDRHVDTPDDAAAGARADATDAAADDAAREVTGELSVGTADAATDSAADAAADAALDETPGGTFADLGLPEAIVRKLTQNGVVTPFPIQAATIPDALAGQDILGRGRTGSGKTLSFGLPLLTQLSGGRTERKRPRGVILTPTRELAMQVADALQPYGDVLGLKMKVVCGGTSMQNQIYALERGVDILVATPGRLRDLINRGAAALDQVRIAVLDEADQMADMGFLPEVTEILDLIPAGGQRLLFSATLENEIDTLVKRYLVDPVTHEVDAAQGAVTTMSHHVLVVKPKDKAPVTAAIAARKGRTIIFVRTQMGADRVAEQLIEAGVRADALHGGMTQGARTRTLEDFKAGQVNVLVATDVAARGIHVDDIDLVLNVDPAGDHKDYLHRSGRTARAGRSGTVVSLALPHQRKQIFRLMEDAGVDASRHVIGGAGVFDEDVARITGARSLTDVQADAVQNAAVQAEREVAEATRQLERLQKRAAELREEADRLTARSARERGEDPQEAVAARTAEAAAAVEAAATPVVPEPREERAPYQRRDDRRDERRDERGNFDRRRDERRDDRRDSRPSYHRDRDRDDRRDTRPSYGNRDDRRPGYGDRDRRDTRPSYSRDDRRDSRPSYGNRDDRRDARPSYGNRDDRRPAYGRDRDTRPGYGARDDRRPGYGDRRDSRPSYGDRDRRPAYGDRDRDRPTSFNRDGGSSSYGDRKPRWKRG; encoded by the coding sequence ATGTCCCTTGACAGTGCCGACCGCTCCGTCGTGCTCGCGACCGAGACCGACGTCGCCCTCGACCGCCACGTAGACACCCCCGACGACGCCGCCGCCGGCGCCCGGGCCGACGCCACGGACGCCGCCGCGGACGACGCCGCGCGCGAGGTCACCGGCGAACTCTCCGTCGGGACCGCCGACGCCGCAACCGACTCCGCCGCCGACGCCGCCGCCGACGCCGCCCTCGACGAGACCCCCGGCGGCACCTTCGCCGACCTGGGCCTGCCCGAGGCCATCGTCCGCAAGCTCACCCAGAACGGCGTCGTCACCCCGTTCCCGATCCAGGCCGCGACGATCCCGGACGCGCTGGCCGGCCAGGACATCCTGGGCCGCGGCCGCACCGGCTCCGGCAAGACGCTCTCCTTCGGCCTGCCGCTGCTGACCCAGTTGTCCGGCGGCCGCACCGAGCGCAAGCGCCCGCGCGGCGTCATCCTCACCCCGACCCGCGAGTTGGCGATGCAGGTCGCCGACGCGCTCCAGCCGTACGGCGACGTGCTCGGGCTGAAGATGAAGGTCGTCTGCGGCGGCACCTCGATGCAGAACCAGATCTACGCGCTGGAGCGCGGCGTCGACATCCTGGTCGCCACCCCCGGCCGGCTGCGCGACCTGATCAACCGCGGCGCCGCGGCCCTGGACCAGGTGCGGATCGCGGTCCTGGACGAAGCCGACCAGATGGCCGACATGGGCTTCCTGCCCGAGGTCACCGAGATCCTCGACCTGATCCCGGCCGGCGGCCAGCGGCTGCTGTTCTCCGCCACGCTGGAGAACGAGATCGACACCCTGGTCAAGCGCTACCTGGTCGACCCGGTCACCCACGAGGTGGACGCGGCGCAGGGCGCGGTCACCACGATGAGCCACCACGTGCTGGTCGTGAAGCCGAAGGACAAGGCGCCGGTGACCGCGGCGATCGCCGCCCGCAAGGGCCGCACGATCATCTTCGTGCGCACCCAGATGGGCGCCGACCGCGTCGCCGAGCAGCTCATCGAGGCCGGCGTGCGGGCCGACGCGCTGCACGGCGGCATGACGCAGGGCGCGCGCACCCGCACCCTGGAGGACTTCAAGGCCGGGCAGGTCAACGTCCTGGTGGCCACCGACGTCGCGGCCCGCGGCATCCACGTCGACGACATCGACCTGGTGCTGAACGTGGACCCGGCCGGCGACCACAAGGACTACCTGCACCGCTCCGGCCGCACCGCGCGCGCCGGCCGCTCCGGCACGGTCGTCTCGCTGGCGCTGCCGCACCAGCGCAAGCAGATCTTCCGGCTGATGGAGGACGCCGGCGTGGACGCCTCGCGCCATGTCATCGGCGGCGCGGGGGTGTTCGACGAGGACGTGGCCCGGATCACCGGCGCGCGGTCGCTCACCGATGTGCAGGCCGACGCGGTGCAGAACGCCGCCGTCCAGGCCGAGCGCGAAGTGGCCGAGGCCACGCGGCAGTTGGAACGGCTGCAGAAGCGCGCCGCCGAACTGCGCGAAGAGGCCGACCGGTTGACCGCGCGGTCGGCGCGCGAGCGCGGCGAGGACCCGCAGGAGGCGGTGGCGGCGCGGACCGCCGAGGCCGCCGCCGCGGTGGAGGCCGCGGCAACGCCGGTGGTGCCCGAGCCGCGCGAGGAGCGGGCGCCGTACCAGCGCCGCGACGACCGGCGGGACGAACGCCGCGACGAGCGCGGCAACTTCGACCGCCGCCGGGACGAGCGGCGGGACGACCGGCGGGACAGCCGCCCGTCCTACCACCGCGACCGGGACCGCGACGACCGCCGCGACACCCGCCCGTCGTACGGCAACCGCGACGACCGCCGGCCCGGGTACGGCGACCGCGACCGCCGCGACACCCGGCCCTCGTACAGCCGCGACGACCGCCGCGACAGCCGTCCGTCCTACGGCAACCGGGACGACCGGCGCGACGCCCGTCCGTCCTACGGCAACCGCGACGACCGCCGGCCCGCGTACGGCCGCGACCGCGACACCCGCCCCGGCTACGGCGCGCGCGACGACCGCCGCCCGGGGTACGGCGACCGCCGCGACAGCCGTCCCTCCTACGGCGACCGCGACCGCCGCCCCGCGTACGGCGACCGAGACCGCGACCGCCCGACCTCCTTCAACCGCGACGGCGGCTCGTCCTCCTACGGCGACCGCAAGCCCCGCTGGAAGCGCGGCTGA
- a CDS encoding glycine-rich domain-containing protein: MCDDYFKVLDNGELCLKPGTMGLREMLVFDVPGVEQFVTADYPWLARVRVQVQGAGGGSAGADADNGECIARPGGAGGGWSLSIIDAAALGAVESIVVGVGGVGGTSNNSGGAGGSSSFGGFVTAPGGDGGTASMVSGTTPDTTSGVVGPAAGTGQQISGGGNSGGALRLTGGKGLAGAGGNSQLGQGGVARASEGGGTASRGRGAGAGGALSYGGAVNGQDGGDGLVVIELYG; the protein is encoded by the coding sequence CGACGACTACTTCAAGGTCTTGGACAACGGCGAACTCTGCCTGAAGCCCGGCACGATGGGGCTACGGGAGATGCTCGTGTTCGACGTTCCCGGGGTTGAGCAGTTCGTGACGGCGGATTACCCGTGGCTGGCGCGGGTGCGCGTGCAGGTGCAGGGCGCAGGCGGCGGCAGCGCCGGAGCGGACGCCGACAACGGCGAGTGCATCGCCCGGCCGGGCGGGGCCGGCGGCGGCTGGTCACTGTCGATCATCGACGCGGCGGCGCTCGGCGCGGTGGAGTCGATCGTCGTCGGCGTGGGCGGGGTGGGGGGCACCAGCAACAACTCCGGCGGCGCTGGCGGGAGCAGTTCGTTCGGAGGATTCGTGACCGCGCCGGGCGGAGACGGGGGCACCGCTTCCATGGTCTCCGGGACGACGCCGGACACGACCTCGGGCGTGGTCGGCCCCGCGGCTGGTACGGGCCAGCAGATCAGCGGCGGGGGAAACTCCGGCGGCGCGCTTCGCCTGACCGGCGGGAAGGGACTCGCGGGGGCGGGTGGGAATTCCCAGCTCGGGCAGGGCGGTGTGGCGCGCGCTTCCGAGGGCGGGGGGACGGCCTCGCGCGGGCGCGGCGCGGGCGCGGGCGGCGCGCTGTCCTATGGCGGTGCGGTGAACGGGCAGGACGGGGGCGACGGCCTGGTTGTCATCGAGCTGTACGGCTGA
- a CDS encoding helix-turn-helix domain-containing protein, translating into MTSLPTQRPEGALIQSAQRTLGISAAEAARRAGISPSRWRQIVLGYQTVSGIATPVTGPDATVARMARAVGLTPTQLQRAGCTGAADALRSIAARPPVRHRSPADAPPSALAERWRLVEFVLQHALAGLAPADAAALRTRAGSLLRRRPSPG; encoded by the coding sequence ATGACCAGCTTACCAACGCAACGCCCCGAAGGGGCCCTGATCCAGTCGGCCCAGCGGACGCTGGGCATATCAGCAGCCGAAGCGGCGCGGCGCGCCGGCATCAGCCCGAGTCGCTGGCGTCAAATCGTCCTGGGCTATCAGACGGTGAGCGGCATCGCCACTCCGGTCACAGGCCCGGACGCGACGGTGGCGCGGATGGCGCGCGCGGTCGGCCTGACGCCGACGCAACTACAGCGGGCGGGATGCACCGGAGCCGCCGACGCGTTGCGCTCGATCGCAGCACGGCCTCCAGTCCGACATCGCTCGCCCGCCGACGCGCCGCCCTCGGCGCTGGCCGAGAGGTGGCGTCTGGTCGAATTCGTACTCCAGCACGCACTGGCGGGCCTCGCGCCCGCTGATGCCGCAGCCCTGCGTACCCGCGCCGGGAGTCTGCTCCGGCGCCGCCCGTCTCCAGGGTGA
- a CDS encoding ATP-binding protein, whose product MRSLRVPTAPAPAGPLMFGENFPRVAASAPAARHLVQRALLTWGMSLDGADVVVSELISNAIRHAEGEGMRVSVARLDEAVVRVAVIDRSSTAPALQHLTQDSETGRGLWLVESLSAAWGVHVLRGGKCVWAELREAGA is encoded by the coding sequence ATGCGTAGCCTGCGCGTGCCGACAGCGCCAGCCCCTGCCGGACCGCTCATGTTTGGTGAGAACTTCCCAAGGGTGGCGGCGTCGGCGCCGGCGGCCCGCCACCTGGTGCAACGGGCCTTACTCACGTGGGGTATGAGCCTCGACGGCGCCGACGTGGTCGTGAGCGAGTTGATTTCCAACGCGATCAGGCACGCCGAGGGCGAGGGCATGCGCGTCAGCGTCGCCCGGCTGGACGAAGCCGTGGTGCGCGTAGCGGTCATCGACCGCAGTAGCACCGCGCCCGCGTTGCAGCACCTGACGCAGGACAGTGAGACGGGGCGCGGCCTGTGGTTGGTGGAATCCCTGTCGGCGGCCTGGGGCGTGCACGTGCTGCGCGGCGGGAAGTGCGTGTGGGCCGAGCTGCGGGAGGCCGGAGCGTGA